A portion of the Paenibacillus marchantiae genome contains these proteins:
- a CDS encoding imm11 family protein encodes MNYYFLESQYPRRGFISGGTTFTPELDMNYLAIENPLPEGTTADVELLSTVRNLNVDYFETITGTRHVSDRFKTLLEETKTNTQFIPTSVCYHDGRSVEKKYWLAHQLDRLDVFDYERSEYGRKTVIAATVQQPPRKIVKVVARICLHEERIGEHEFFMLDYINIFKPIISKDFYEVCRKHKLNLNVTEVGNVSI; translated from the coding sequence ATGAACTATTATTTTCTGGAATCTCAATATCCACGTAGAGGTTTTATTAGTGGCGGAACGACCTTCACTCCCGAATTAGATATGAATTATTTGGCCATAGAGAATCCGCTGCCAGAGGGGACAACGGCAGATGTTGAGTTACTGTCTACGGTGCGCAACCTGAATGTAGATTATTTTGAGACGATCACAGGAACGAGACACGTATCAGATCGTTTTAAAACGCTGTTGGAGGAAACTAAAACAAACACACAGTTTATTCCGACAAGTGTGTGTTACCACGACGGTCGTTCGGTTGAAAAAAAATATTGGCTTGCACATCAGCTTGATCGTTTGGATGTTTTCGATTATGAACGTTCGGAATATGGGCGCAAAACGGTCATTGCTGCAACTGTACAACAGCCTCCACGTAAGATCGTCAAAGTTGTAGCTCGAATCTGCCTTCATGAAGAGCGAATTGGCGAGCATGAATTTTTTATGCTGGATTATATAAATATCTTCAAACCCATTATTTCAAAAGATTTTTACGAAGTATGCCGAAAACATAAACTGAATCTGAACGTTACAGAAGTCGGAAATGTAAGCATCTAA
- a CDS encoding NAD(P)/FAD-dependent oxidoreductase: protein MNKQKIVIIGAGIVGASMAYHLAKRNQDVTVIERHPAAAREVTEKSFAWIHTTHRVAPDYWHLYDASLEEYHTLQQELPELKIHWHGALTWDTPPLREQPHFQKLNREQLEALEPNLLDYPDEAMYVSEEGAVDPIGVTELLLNKAREYGAKVQFDTNVTQLQQEGSRLVGVHTSNGFLESDVVVLAAGAGVPELCNPLGCPVPVTSSPSILIRMKSTNKLIHTLISNAQFEARQLTEYTLLAAEDYIDESEENGPEAVGKRAFDTLRRSLKDGNQLELESIKVGLRPMPEDGYPIVGFQDHVKGLYLTVMHSAITLAPLIARLAASEIIDRESRSELDPCRLSRF from the coding sequence TTGAATAAACAAAAAATCGTGATTATTGGCGCAGGGATTGTCGGGGCATCCATGGCCTATCATCTGGCCAAACGAAATCAAGATGTAACCGTTATTGAACGACATCCTGCAGCGGCGCGTGAAGTCACGGAAAAATCGTTTGCCTGGATACATACTACTCATAGGGTGGCTCCCGATTACTGGCATTTGTACGATGCATCTTTGGAAGAATATCATACGCTTCAGCAAGAGTTACCCGAGCTGAAAATTCATTGGCATGGAGCGCTAACTTGGGACACTCCACCCCTAAGGGAGCAACCCCACTTTCAAAAATTAAACCGGGAGCAGCTTGAGGCATTGGAGCCGAATCTGCTGGACTATCCGGACGAAGCGATGTATGTCAGCGAAGAAGGTGCGGTAGACCCCATAGGGGTAACCGAGCTGTTGTTGAACAAAGCGAGGGAGTACGGAGCAAAGGTTCAGTTCGATACCAACGTTACACAGCTTCAGCAAGAAGGTTCCCGCTTGGTCGGCGTGCATACGTCCAACGGTTTTCTGGAGTCGGATGTCGTAGTATTGGCCGCAGGTGCAGGCGTCCCCGAACTTTGCAACCCGTTAGGTTGTCCTGTGCCGGTTACGTCGTCGCCTTCCATTCTGATTCGGATGAAATCGACGAATAAATTGATACATACATTAATCTCAAATGCTCAATTTGAAGCGCGTCAACTGACAGAATATACGCTGCTGGCTGCGGAAGATTATATCGACGAGTCGGAGGAAAACGGACCAGAGGCGGTTGGTAAGCGAGCGTTCGACACGTTGCGTCGCAGTCTGAAAGATGGGAATCAACTGGAACTGGAAAGCATAAAGGTCGGGTTGAGACCAATGCCTGAAGACGGCTATCCGATTGTGGGCTTCCAAGACCACGTAAAGGGACTTTATCTAACAGTGATGCATTCTGCAATTACGCTGGCGCCACTGATTGCACGTCTGGCTGCAAGTGAAATCATCGATCGGGAATCAAGAAGTGAATTAGACCCTTGTCGACTCTCCCGATTTTAG
- a CDS encoding NAD(P)H-dependent oxidoreductase: MRTLVILAHPNIEVSRVNQRWKEELLQHSSEITIHEIYKAYPDWNIDVSREQKLLEAYDHIILQFPLYWYSYPPLLKKWLDDVFTYGWAYGSTGNKLHGKKMGLAISIGDKKENYTREGSVSFTVDEVVTPFKASINHVGAVALPYFAVFGASFQATDEEINQSAQDYIRYIYEYQNEVGNLSI, encoded by the coding sequence ATGAGAACACTCGTCATTCTGGCGCATCCCAATATAGAGGTTTCAAGAGTAAATCAACGCTGGAAAGAGGAGCTGCTGCAACACTCGAGCGAGATTACAATCCATGAGATTTATAAAGCATATCCTGATTGGAACATCGATGTGTCCAGAGAACAGAAGTTACTCGAAGCATATGATCATATTATTTTGCAGTTTCCGTTATATTGGTACAGCTATCCGCCTTTGCTAAAAAAGTGGCTAGATGATGTTTTTACTTATGGATGGGCGTATGGATCAACAGGTAACAAACTGCATGGGAAAAAGATGGGTTTGGCCATATCCATTGGCGATAAGAAGGAAAATTACACGAGGGAGGGTTCAGTATCTTTTACCGTAGATGAGGTAGTCACGCCTTTCAAAGCCAGCATAAATCATGTTGGCGCCGTAGCCTTACCGTATTTTGCAGTCTTCGGTGCCTCATTCCAAGCAACCGATGAAGAAATTAACCAAAGTGCACAAGATTATATCCGATATATCTATGAGTATCAGAATGAGGTTGGGAATCTATCAATTTAA
- a CDS encoding winged helix-turn-helix transcriptional regulator: MKQYNLGIEATLEIIGGKWKALIICLLMSGVKRTGELQRSIDGISQKVLIQQLRELEKDGLVRRHVYQQMPPKVEYSLTEYGVTANKIVDVMCTWGRENIALRQQQGEEIILLENKEPAL, encoded by the coding sequence ATGAAGCAATATAACCTGGGAATCGAAGCGACACTCGAAATTATTGGCGGCAAATGGAAAGCGCTAATCATATGTTTATTAATGTCTGGCGTGAAAAGGACAGGCGAATTACAGCGCAGTATAGACGGTATCTCGCAAAAGGTCCTGATCCAGCAATTACGTGAGCTTGAGAAGGACGGCCTTGTCAGAAGACATGTTTACCAACAGATGCCGCCCAAAGTCGAATACAGCCTTACAGAGTATGGAGTTACCGCCAACAAGATTGTGGATGTGATGTGCACATGGGGGCGGGAAAATATAGCATTAAGGCAACAACAAGGAGAAGAAATTATACTATTGGAAAATAAAGAGCCTGCTCTTTGA
- a CDS encoding SDR family NAD(P)-dependent oxidoreductase, giving the protein MKNYLVFGASKGLGDAFVRGVPEQGDKVWVVSRTKPDNLKLDDGVERIWIQADLSDLHASKQICDALQNETLDVLIYNVGIWEKEGFEDHYTFDKDIPADISNLIHVNVTSTIVCIQALLPHLRKSTAGKIILIGSTAGLSNANSTQVSFVASKFAIRGVTEALREHTRKDRIAVTCINPGELAAEVPYKDGIDRALSEYNGTRIPLQDMVSIVKCIVSLSNAACVKEINIPAITDLNA; this is encoded by the coding sequence TTGAAAAACTATCTTGTATTTGGTGCTAGCAAAGGATTAGGAGATGCATTTGTCAGGGGTGTGCCCGAGCAAGGCGATAAAGTCTGGGTCGTGTCTCGCACGAAACCTGACAACTTGAAGCTAGACGATGGCGTAGAACGCATATGGATACAGGCAGATCTGTCTGATCTCCATGCATCCAAACAGATCTGCGATGCGCTTCAGAACGAGACTTTGGATGTTCTCATTTACAATGTGGGCATTTGGGAAAAAGAGGGGTTCGAGGACCACTATACGTTCGATAAGGACATCCCCGCCGACATCAGTAATCTGATTCATGTGAATGTAACATCCACTATTGTGTGCATTCAGGCCTTATTACCCCACCTCAGGAAATCAACAGCAGGCAAAATCATTCTTATTGGCTCGACTGCGGGTCTGAGCAATGCGAACAGCACTCAGGTATCTTTTGTGGCCTCCAAATTTGCCATTCGTGGGGTTACAGAAGCCTTGAGAGAACATACAAGAAAAGACCGAATCGCGGTTACGTGTATCAACCCGGGAGAACTCGCAGCCGAAGTTCCATATAAAGATGGCATTGACCGCGCTCTTTCCGAATATAATGGTACACGCATCCCTCTTCAGGATATGGTTTCTATCGTAAAATGCATCGTCAGCCTGTCCAATGCAGCCTGTGTAAAAGAAATTAATATTCCAGCAATTACGGATTTGAATGCTTAA
- a CDS encoding type II CAAX endopeptidase family protein, with amino-acid sequence MRTNFSTMPSTSSEEEKVQKARRGLLVFFAMLIPLSILSYVLIMKAPVFGLLLMWTPGLSSIFARIVLREGISDISLRIGGKQTVKSLPFILLFPVVIGLFAYGIAWITGLVQYVTPDSFIEGPSGVILAGTILFQMFAGTAIGIISSSGEELGWRGYMLTRLINARVPRPVLTSGIIWGVWHLPVMLFANYYSGPYPALSVILFMISVTSFSYLISRLRLTTGSIWPAILLHACWNAVIQDAFDISSSGKNVLLWTGESGILVALALLIAAWLMSRKPLVIRQL; translated from the coding sequence ATGAGAACAAATTTCAGCACCATGCCCAGCACGAGTTCAGAGGAGGAAAAAGTCCAAAAAGCCAGGCGAGGACTGCTCGTTTTCTTTGCCATGCTCATCCCGCTCTCCATCCTTAGTTATGTATTGATCATGAAAGCACCGGTTTTCGGTCTGCTCCTCATGTGGACACCTGGCTTGTCCTCCATCTTCGCCCGTATCGTACTGCGTGAAGGCATCTCGGATATTTCCTTGCGGATTGGTGGGAAGCAGACAGTGAAGTCATTGCCTTTCATCTTGCTTTTTCCAGTTGTTATTGGTTTATTTGCTTATGGAATCGCATGGATTACGGGGCTAGTTCAGTATGTTACACCGGACTCATTCATTGAAGGCCCATCTGGTGTTATCCTTGCAGGAACGATACTTTTTCAAATGTTTGCGGGTACTGCAATCGGTATAATCAGCAGTTCAGGAGAGGAGCTCGGCTGGAGAGGCTATATGCTCACTCGTCTAATCAACGCCCGTGTACCTAGACCCGTGCTGACGAGCGGAATTATTTGGGGGGTATGGCACCTTCCCGTAATGCTTTTTGCAAATTATTATTCCGGTCCATATCCTGCCTTATCGGTTATCCTGTTTATGATTTCAGTGACCTCTTTCAGTTATCTGATCAGCCGCTTGCGCTTAACAACGGGCAGCATATGGCCTGCGATTCTCCTCCATGCATGTTGGAATGCCGTGATTCAGGATGCCTTTGATATATCTTCCAGTGGCAAGAACGTTCTGCTATGGACTGGAGAATCCGGAATATTAGTGGCTCTCGCCTTGCTGATTGCAGCATGGTTGATGTCGAGAAAGCCTCTTGTCATAAGGCAGCTATAA
- the nagZ gene encoding beta-N-acetylhexosaminidase: MQSLIPQPKQIAASEGEALRLNGEERWSLFMEQDDPRLEIHCRRAFPGMEYTCSRIEKGYLLIIRRLSEQETLQVVDEEHGAPAIHEVLGTQQKSPTIPSFSSFTQQDRTDLTGLDGRPQGYKLEVSAGRAEVYALDAAGLFYGLQTLVQLNGPDGVIPAVSITDWPDTPMRAMNFDLRQTFSKPELLTKYLAEFARYKTNAILIEYEDKFPFQSHPEFAHPKHALSRSQLEELKRSAHDHFIEIIPLQQSFGHLEYVLRHEGWRHLRETEQSTGEICPSHPETFGLITALLEEMIDAHPDSRYIHLGCDEVYSLCECERCKIEFGGVRERAFIAFVNRLIAFTAERGKQPIFWHDMLDKCPPEELAKLDQRSVSMIWIYNGRNIEAEVTSHANKFRALGIEVMGAPAVRSFDWAEHQNYPVLLNRTDNLLQWAETADKLDLGCVVATNWTGPFSLGVPYGIFETTWYPMLLHADLAWNRNADTATFIDRFLERFHGIDPVTGHNLLGNYRMEDYYDVIWKLMDEVREHKEEAELIAIMHNFEVATDRSRAIHKYAYRWELYPGDDAEWRSLHNNYTRNRRGREGVLPRMKAALERYQPSDMAEHFVKSRFYLHDYLERTLYQELGLNAIHTQTDLTALSLEDKIALMCVVGTPSTGAEPEFRGRMAQHRFGGIGIFPHNIESEQQTHALLAEVKNIARESGSPLPYYVSVDEEGGTLSKFKSFFPYVPGNRAAGLSEDPEAARLLGKIIGSELHSLGIPMNWAPVLDVNTNIDNPVVGVRSFGEDPQLVAQFGRAYIQGMHEAGVAVTAKHFPGHGQVSGDSHIVLPECELTIEQLMEGPLLPFVEAIQAGVDSIMMGHLVFPNIPESGGLPASLSPFFATELLRKQLGFKGVICTDDIEMVAIRKNFSPEEVGVLAVQAGNDMILMCHTPEFQSQVIAGILSAVRDGRINEEQIDESVLRIRQLYDQFRQYQAAAQPIPREQWEEAALKLARMTVKVSRDPQGLVPLKDSLKYLLILPLQEQLTQADNSGSAEIRLASLLRDEGLAVQTCYCAMKPDTEQIKSLVLQAADVDVVIQGTLNAHLFTGQLDLAEALAAVKPLLNLVLRNPYDDTALPQTAAYILLCSTSDYSLRALVECMTASK; this comes from the coding sequence ATGCAGAGCTTGATACCACAACCGAAGCAGATTGCAGCGAGCGAAGGAGAAGCCTTGCGACTGAATGGCGAGGAAAGATGGAGTCTTTTCATGGAACAGGATGATCCCAGATTGGAAATTCATTGTCGCCGGGCATTTCCTGGGATGGAATATACTTGCTCCAGAATAGAAAAGGGTTATTTGTTAATAATCAGACGTCTCTCAGAGCAGGAGACACTGCAGGTAGTCGATGAGGAACATGGAGCCCCTGCCATTCATGAAGTCCTGGGAACACAACAGAAGAGCCCGACCATCCCTAGTTTCAGTTCGTTTACTCAACAAGACAGAACGGATCTGACTGGGTTGGACGGACGTCCACAAGGGTATAAGCTGGAGGTGTCGGCCGGAAGGGCTGAAGTCTACGCACTGGATGCGGCGGGTCTATTTTATGGATTGCAGACATTGGTACAACTGAATGGACCCGATGGGGTTATCCCGGCGGTGTCCATAACCGACTGGCCGGATACACCTATGCGGGCAATGAACTTTGACCTGCGTCAGACGTTCTCCAAGCCGGAACTGTTGACGAAGTATTTGGCTGAATTCGCCCGTTATAAGACGAACGCGATTTTGATTGAATATGAGGATAAGTTCCCATTTCAGTCGCATCCCGAGTTCGCACATCCAAAACATGCGTTAAGTCGTTCACAGCTGGAAGAATTGAAGCGGAGCGCCCACGATCACTTTATAGAGATTATTCCGCTCCAGCAGAGCTTTGGACATCTGGAATATGTATTACGCCACGAAGGTTGGCGGCATCTTCGCGAGACAGAGCAGTCCACCGGGGAGATCTGCCCATCGCATCCGGAAACCTTTGGGTTGATAACCGCTCTACTCGAAGAGATGATCGACGCCCACCCGGATTCGCGTTATATTCACCTCGGGTGTGACGAGGTCTATAGCCTATGCGAATGCGAACGCTGCAAAATTGAGTTTGGAGGCGTGCGTGAACGAGCTTTTATCGCCTTTGTGAACCGTCTGATTGCATTTACGGCAGAACGGGGGAAACAGCCGATTTTCTGGCATGACATGCTGGATAAATGCCCGCCTGAGGAACTGGCTAAGCTGGATCAGCGAAGTGTTTCCATGATCTGGATCTACAACGGGCGCAATATCGAAGCGGAGGTTACTTCGCATGCCAATAAATTCAGGGCGCTCGGCATTGAAGTTATGGGAGCGCCAGCAGTCCGCAGCTTTGATTGGGCTGAGCACCAGAATTACCCGGTATTGCTGAACCGGACAGACAACTTGCTTCAGTGGGCAGAGACGGCCGACAAGCTGGATCTTGGCTGCGTGGTTGCTACCAACTGGACGGGGCCTTTCAGCCTCGGTGTTCCATATGGTATTTTTGAAACCACTTGGTACCCCATGCTGCTGCATGCGGATTTGGCCTGGAACCGCAATGCGGATACCGCCACCTTTATCGACCGATTTCTGGAACGGTTTCATGGCATTGATCCTGTTACCGGACATAACCTTCTCGGCAATTACAGGATGGAGGATTATTATGATGTGATCTGGAAGCTGATGGACGAAGTGCGCGAGCACAAGGAAGAAGCGGAACTGATTGCGATCATGCATAATTTTGAGGTGGCGACAGATCGTTCGCGGGCGATCCATAAGTATGCCTACCGCTGGGAGCTGTATCCCGGAGACGATGCGGAGTGGCGCTCACTCCATAACAATTATACGAGAAACCGCCGTGGACGTGAGGGTGTCCTGCCTCGGATGAAGGCTGCGCTGGAGCGTTACCAGCCCTCTGATATGGCGGAGCATTTTGTGAAATCGAGGTTCTATCTGCATGATTATCTGGAGCGCACGCTCTATCAAGAACTGGGTCTGAACGCAATCCATACACAAACTGATCTGACGGCATTGAGTCTGGAAGACAAAATAGCCCTGATGTGCGTAGTAGGCACACCATCGACTGGGGCCGAGCCGGAGTTTCGCGGCAGAATGGCACAGCACCGATTCGGGGGTATCGGCATCTTCCCCCATAATATTGAGAGCGAGCAGCAGACACATGCGCTACTTGCTGAAGTAAAGAACATAGCTAGAGAGAGTGGTAGTCCTCTGCCTTATTACGTTTCAGTAGATGAAGAGGGTGGAACCCTATCCAAGTTTAAGTCCTTTTTTCCCTACGTCCCTGGCAACAGGGCAGCGGGGTTAAGTGAAGATCCGGAAGCCGCCCGTTTGCTCGGTAAAATCATCGGCAGTGAGCTGCACTCCCTTGGTATTCCCATGAACTGGGCACCAGTGCTAGATGTGAACACGAATATAGATAATCCGGTTGTGGGTGTTCGCTCCTTCGGAGAGGACCCACAGCTGGTGGCCCAATTCGGCCGCGCCTATATTCAGGGGATGCATGAAGCAGGTGTAGCCGTGACGGCAAAGCATTTTCCCGGCCACGGGCAAGTGAGCGGAGACTCGCATATTGTCCTGCCCGAGTGTGAGCTGACGATTGAACAGTTGATGGAGGGTCCGTTGCTTCCCTTTGTTGAAGCAATTCAAGCCGGTGTGGATTCAATCATGATGGGTCATCTGGTGTTTCCTAACATTCCGGAATCGGGCGGACTTCCGGCCTCACTCAGTCCTTTTTTTGCCACGGAACTGCTGCGGAAGCAGTTGGGCTTTAAGGGGGTGATCTGCACGGATGATATCGAAATGGTGGCAATTCGCAAAAATTTCAGCCCGGAAGAGGTAGGGGTTCTGGCCGTTCAGGCGGGGAACGATATGATTCTGATGTGCCATACGCCGGAGTTTCAGAGCCAGGTCATCGCGGGTATTCTGTCAGCTGTACGGGATGGGAGAATCAATGAGGAGCAAATCGACGAGTCGGTTCTTCGTATTCGGCAGCTGTATGACCAATTCCGGCAGTACCAGGCGGCTGCACAGCCGATTCCTAGAGAGCAGTGGGAAGAGGCGGCACTGAAGCTGGCTCGTATGACCGTGAAAGTTAGCCGGGACCCACAGGGCCTGGTGCCACTCAAGGATTCGCTGAAATATTTGCTTATATTGCCGCTGCAGGAGCAGCTGACCCAGGCCGATAATAGTGGTTCTGCGGAGATCAGGTTAGCCTCCCTATTGAGGGATGAAGGCTTGGCTGTGCAAACGTGCTACTGCGCAATGAAGCCGGATACCGAGCAGATAAAGTCCCTGGTTCTACAAGCTGCTGATGTGGATGTCGTTATCCAGGGCACCCTTAATGCCCATCTATTCACAGGCCAGCTGGATCTGGCTGAGGCTTTGGCTGCGGTTAAGCCACTGCTAAATCTGGTGCTGCGCAATCCCTATGATGACACCGCACTGCCACAGACAGCCGCATACATTCTGCTGTGTTCCACCTCCGATTACTCCCTGCGGGCACTGGTGGAGTGCATGACAGCATCAAAGTGA
- a CDS encoding N-acetylglucosamine-6-phosphate deacetylase: MSVSMIGKHYRTGLPIEVGTRDGRITAITELEVSPPVDCLPWLAPGLVDLQVNGGWGLDLNTAPLCPDTVVQLTRKLQSQGVTSYCPTLITNSSVRLAEAASVIAKAVRLNPDAAEGIVGIHLEGPFLSPEEGPRGAHSRQHIVPPDWEAVTRWQEAAEGLIRIITLSPEWPGSASFIARCCESGILVSIGHTAATSEQIREAVSAGAVMSTHLGNGAHLTLPRHPNYLWEQLAADELYGCMIADGHHLPLSVLAVILRMKRNRAILVSDAVSLSGMPPGSYHLHIGGDVVLTAEGRLHLAGQPELLAGSAMMLPDQVGYLVEAGLCGLPDAWDCASVHPARLLGLEQAAGLEVGAPADIVSFNMDGGKLSVLQCWKNGRISPQS, from the coding sequence GTGAGCGTGTCAATGATCGGGAAGCACTACAGAACAGGGCTACCCATTGAGGTGGGGACCAGAGATGGACGTATCACTGCTATTACTGAACTTGAAGTGTCGCCTCCCGTAGATTGCCTGCCCTGGCTTGCGCCCGGACTGGTGGATTTACAGGTGAACGGCGGATGGGGGCTGGATCTGAACACAGCTCCGCTATGTCCAGATACGGTAGTGCAGCTGACCCGGAAGCTGCAAAGCCAAGGTGTTACAAGCTATTGCCCGACGTTGATTACGAACAGTTCCGTACGGCTGGCTGAGGCGGCTTCCGTCATTGCAAAAGCCGTTCGGCTGAACCCGGATGCAGCCGAGGGGATTGTGGGCATTCATCTGGAAGGCCCATTCCTCTCGCCGGAGGAAGGCCCACGCGGCGCCCACTCAAGGCAGCATATTGTTCCGCCTGACTGGGAGGCCGTTACCCGTTGGCAGGAAGCCGCCGAAGGATTGATTCGCATCATTACCCTTTCCCCGGAGTGGCCTGGTTCAGCTTCATTTATTGCCCGGTGCTGCGAATCCGGCATTCTTGTCTCGATTGGACATACGGCAGCAACGTCAGAGCAGATCAGGGAAGCAGTCTCTGCAGGAGCAGTGATGTCTACACATCTTGGCAACGGTGCACACCTGACGCTTCCTCGTCATCCGAACTACCTGTGGGAACAGCTGGCAGCCGATGAGCTGTATGGGTGCATGATAGCGGATGGTCATCATCTTCCGCTGTCCGTGCTGGCCGTAATTCTCCGGATGAAACGAAATCGCGCCATTCTGGTCAGCGATGCCGTCTCGTTGAGCGGTATGCCACCAGGTTCCTACCACCTGCATATCGGTGGAGATGTGGTATTGACGGCGGAAGGTCGGCTGCACCTTGCCGGCCAGCCGGAGCTGTTGGCTGGCTCGGCGATGATGCTTCCGGATCAGGTGGGGTATCTTGTGGAAGCGGGGTTGTGCGGGCTTCCCGATGCCTGGGACTGTGCATCGGTGCATCCGGCCCGGTTACTTGGGCTTGAACAGGCTGCTGGCCTTGAGGTTGGAGCACCCGCCGATATCGTTAGCTTCAACATGGATGGTGGAAAGTTAAGTGTCTTGCAGTGCTGGAAGAATGGCCGGATCAGTCCACAGAGCTGA
- a CDS encoding glucosamine-6-phosphate deaminase yields the protein MNVNDLVEPLKTHIVEHMSVQVYADRNQMGAAAAAAVGARLRQLLQDSERQVRMVFAAAPSQNELYEGLVREQGIDWSRVCAFHMDEYMGLADTAPQRFGRYLTDRLFNRVQPGRVELLDGLHDVEQECQRYGELLRAAPIEIVCLGIGENGHIAFNDPPVADFKDSRIVKAVKLDEACRRQQVNDGCFAHLDDVPAEALTLTVPTLMAGRELFVIVPGASKRRALAAALHDPISTACPATILRTHPGITMFTDREASGL from the coding sequence ATGAATGTGAATGACTTGGTGGAACCGCTCAAGACTCATATCGTTGAGCATATGTCTGTGCAGGTTTATGCTGATCGGAATCAGATGGGGGCAGCGGCTGCAGCTGCGGTTGGGGCCAGATTAAGACAGCTGCTTCAGGATTCGGAGCGTCAGGTACGCATGGTGTTCGCTGCTGCTCCTTCGCAAAACGAATTGTATGAAGGTCTGGTACGGGAGCAAGGTATCGATTGGTCAAGGGTCTGTGCCTTTCATATGGATGAATATATGGGGCTGGCGGACACAGCTCCCCAGCGCTTCGGACGATATTTAACGGATCGGCTGTTCAATCGGGTGCAGCCTGGGCGGGTGGAGCTGTTGGATGGGCTACACGATGTGGAGCAGGAGTGTCAGAGATATGGGGAACTGTTGCGTGCGGCTCCTATTGAAATCGTCTGCCTCGGGATCGGAGAAAATGGGCATATCGCCTTCAATGATCCGCCTGTTGCCGATTTTAAAGACTCGAGGATCGTCAAAGCGGTAAAACTGGACGAAGCTTGTCGCCGTCAGCAGGTGAACGATGGCTGCTTTGCCCATCTGGATGATGTGCCTGCGGAGGCGTTGACCCTGACTGTGCCAACGTTGATGGCTGGAAGGGAGCTGTTCGTAATTGTACCGGGAGCATCCAAGCGGCGTGCACTTGCGGCAGCTTTACATGATCCGATCAGCACGGCATGTCCTGCCACTATCCTGCGTACACATCCCGGAATCACGATGTTCACAGACCGGGAAGCCTCCGGCCTGTGA